DNA from Colletotrichum higginsianum IMI 349063 chromosome 7 map unlocalized unitig_7, whole genome shotgun sequence:
ctgacgatgctgatggctttggtgttgttgggagtaggagggagctcatcagaggcttcgccatagagacaggccataaccctgtccatttccaaccacttctgatgttctgcatcgtcatacctgcaagggcagccttataataacagcctaggaagttcctcttgcctacaatagtagagtcattccatagactaaggtatccaagctccttcctataggctgccttaagagggctgaagactgcttgatcaagtggctggaggacatgggaggtgtgtggcggtaagaacaatagatggatgttgtttatatagcacaaccacataaagtcagtcgttgtgtggctcccatgcccatccaggatcaatagtctagcctcctccttatcccccttgccctgagggacagtctgagggataaacaccttctgcagccattcaactgcagtagcatctgttgtccagccattttcagttgctgtgaattgccagccttcataagggctaagatctagaggaaaccactgctgctggactgtcttacccttatatataataaggggatgaagtctgtggcctagggcagagatgcattcaataatagacacccatgcccttgatccaggctgtttcttgcggatagacttcgcctcagacatccccagcaccagcccattagatccctggccctcaaggataccagtctcatccatgttatatctgttggctggtttgatgctgatgatctctggtatggcgagatgcttgaaccagtccctgatgacctcagtagatgccccattaacacgtcttgaatcaatagggcaacttctcttgaccttgactgatggattcctccttataaaggcctggacccagcctctccctataggttgggtatcccctatggcatgaaggattctttctgcaaaatgcttcacttgttgatgggttggaggaagcccaagggcatgctggattcgcacccattcagccaacttggcctcctggctcactgtgaacctctgcaggtcagaaaatgctgctgcccttgcctgggtgccttgaagacgatgctgaagggtagaccttggcacaccatactgctgggcagccttcctgacactctgaccgttcgaaatggcctcaagcgcttgattgacttcattttctgtatactggctcataatgcctagaataaggtgccctaaaaagatgaggccatttgcataaggttggaaaaagatgtgatagtttgaagttggaggaggatgaaggaggaggttggtgatgaggcatttttgggtggcccatatgtgggggtggcccaaaagtgggtgctttgacttacaGAGTGAAGAGGTCAACGCTAGATGGGTATGAAAAGGTGACTAAATTCATCTCTGGACCTCCCCTTCCTTAGTGTAGGGAAGGAGGTCCTTTTATAGGTGCCCGTTAGGTGACCAGTGGTGAGCTGGTGCCCCTCTGGTGCCTGATCTGTTTCATCCTATAGGGAGCCTGAGTGTTTCCTCCTAATCCATCGGTCGCTGGGGAGGGACCTGCTGACATCGACAGGCAGAGGGTGCCCGACGCTTTAGCAAAGTTTCGATAGGTATGGCGGCATTTAGCTGGCTTGCTGCGGTATCCTTGCCTTGGCTGTAGCTGAACAGATGCCATAGCTGCATGTTCCCAGCAGATGGCCAAGCCTTGCCACTACGGCCAGACGAGAGTCATGGGACTTGGACAGCTCTACCCGGCGCATGTCGGTCTTCCAGGCAACGAAATAGTGGATCAAGCAGCCAAAGAAGCCGCCGGCTTCAGCCCTATCGCGGACGCTTGCGCCGCACCaccgccggagccggagcaCTTACGGACACTCATAGCAACCACGAAAACCATCAATCGACGGGCATCGAACGACTAGTGGGAGACGTCCTGGGATAAGTCCAAGCACGGCAGGGACCTCTACAAGCTTGGGGTACGACCGGGAAAGTCGACAATGGGCATACACAACAGGACGCACAGAGCGATTAGCTCCGCCATCACATAAATGTGCACAAGCAAGATCGGGCTGCAGGGTTATCTCTACGACATCAACAAGGCCAACACCGGCGAGTGCGAATGCGGCCGCGGAAGACAGAAGGTGCGACATACCATCCTCGAGCGCAGAAACTGGATAGACGAACGGTACCGGATGTGGGCAGGCAAGCGAACGTACACGGACATGAAGCAAATTCTCTGCAACCCGTCAATGGCAGTACAAGAAGTCAAATGATTTTAAGGACGGGGATTCTCAAGCAATTCAGGATGGTGCCATCCACAGCTCTTAAATACACATAGCGAAGACGAGTGATAAGTAGTAAGCAGAAGGACAGGAGGGCCAGAAAAGGCCTAACAAGTGCATAGATGCAGAAATCTACAAAGTCAGTCAGTAGAGGAGTAACTACACTCAAGCAGAAGGGAAGCAGTTTTGGGAGAGTTAGTTGCACGCTGCATAGCTGCCACTATAGCTGCTAGGTCAGCCTATGAATTAGTCAGTCAATCAATCAAGACGAGGACATCCTTGGACTACACGAGGACATCCTCGGACAACACCTCCGTTCTATTCTAGGCCCGGCTCTCGGTTTGGACCCATATCCCTCTAGCTGTCTGTCTAGGCTTCGCCTTTTTGATCGTCTTTGCATGACCTGATGTGAGGTACATACTGCTAGTGGATGTGATATGACCTTCCTGCTTGGCTACGGGTTGTCCTCAGGGCGGTGGTATCGGATTCTACCTTGGCTTACGCTTGTGGTTGCGGGTCATGGAGTCGTCCTGGGTTTTCTTTACTAAAACGGCTTGCTATATTTGTAACGAGATAGGAACGCTCAGGAAACAGTGCCGTGGACCTCAAAGGCATGACGTTGAAGGTGCATCCTGTGGACCAGCGGCATCTTACAAACCTTACACTCTATCTTGTCATCGGCTTTCATCTTGGACAAGTGCTTACGTTTGAAGTGCCTAGTCAGGCTGTTGGAAGAGTAGAACTCTTGGATGAGATTATCCACCCGAGGATCGTCCGGAAGGAGACAATGGGCCTGGCCAATGCATAGAAAGCATCTTCTTGGCCTCTCTGTCTTATTCCTGGCATAAACAGATAGTGTGGCAAGAGAAAGGGGGCTGACTTCCGAGCCACTGGAAGGCGTCTTAGGGAGCGAATCCTTCGACTGAGACCGAGGCCGGTGCGTGGTGCAACCTTCCTGGACAAGACAGTACGCGGATACTGCATCGATGGCGTTGTCTCTCCGTTTGTATTGGTCTTCGAGTGTGGCGATGAGCGGAGCAGTGAGCGCTGCGAGCAAGCGCTTTTGTGCCGGTCCCTGTGGACGGCAGGTGTCCGCCACCGCAGGCTTGGTGAAGCTATCACCTCGTAGTTGGCGCTCAATGTCGTCAACGGCCTGATTGTCAGTCCATTCGTGGATGATAGTCTGCTTGAGCTCTCTCCTGAGTCTCTGCTTTTCATTGTTTATTTCTCGTCTAGCATCCCTGTACGCTTTGGAGCGAGGAGGTAGTCGTCGAAGGGCTGCTTTCAATCTTCGGATTGTAGGATGAGTGGCGATGGATGCAGACTGCTCCTGCGTGAGGTCGGTTGGCCGACGCCTGCTGATGGAGTGGCCAATGCTGCCAGACTGCTTGATCAGCGCCTGTTGCGGCCTTTGGCCGCGGAGGATGCCCCAAAGATCGGCGCCAATTTCACGTCCAAGATAGTGATGTCGAAACGGTTCGGAGCTGGCGTGACCCAAGACCAGGTTTCGGAGCGCCTCGCTGACATCGGCTATAGCTGGGGGTTAGCATTGTTCACCGGGGGGAAGGACACAACACAAACCGCTTTGATCAAATCCGTTCGCTGCATTATAGCGCAAGCTGTAAAGTATGGTGGAGTATTCCAATCCCATAAGCTCACCGATTCTCTTGAACCAGGCCCCCATCATGGCCTCGGAAATGGGTTCGTTAGTGGATAGTACATAACCTTCGGTTCCTAAAACAGCGCGACGGAAAATGTAGGTGTCATTCAATTTCTCCCGTAGCGGCAAAGGCaactcgagctcgtcggggCAAATGTCGAGCTTTTTCAGCTGGTCCGGTGAGATAAGGCTGCCTGCACGAAATGCCTGGTGGCGGAAGAGAATGCCCAGAAGAAACACGTGTGGGCTGAGCAGTAAGGAGGGATCGAACATAGTTTCAGGTATTGGATAGGTATTCCTGGAGACGCGTTAGCTCTTGACACTTGCAGAGGACTAGCACCGGCTTCATACTGAGCTTTAGCACCCAGGTATTCCTTTGTGAACTTCGGAGTGAACCGAATGAGAAGCTTATGTGGTCCTCCTTGTGGATCTCTCGCTAGAACGACGCGTATGTCCCTGAAACGAAGCCTCGCGATAGCTCTGCGACGGGCGCCAGCAGGAGCAACCAACAGGACAAAGAGTACAGCAAGGATGCGCACTTCTCCCACCTCAAACATCTTTCGTGTTGTGCTTAGCGTTTCTTCGATGTGCTGCTTCAGTTGGTCGATTGTCATAATACGGTTGGCCCGCGCCTGGTCGTTTAGGCCGTGCTTCTCGGCCAGCCTTCCAATAACCTGATCTCGTCAGCAAAAGCGGTGGTGTCGACTCAAAACGCCTGCATACCTTGCGCATGCTGCGACCCAGCTTAGAGGCTATTCTCTCACCCATAGCCCTCTCAAACACAAGTCTGAAGATCTTCCAGTATGTCCCTAATGAGCTTTTTTTCTTGATGCcgttcctcttcctcccgtCTTTGCCAACTTTCTGGCTGAGGTACCAATCGAAAAAGTTATAGAGGAGTTTGATCGAGAGCGTCTCGTAGCAATGTCGAGGGTCGCGGTTGAGGACTTCGCAATATCTATGGTTCAGGGCGTTAGCTACGGCAATGTCAAAGGCAAGCCCACGTCGTCCTTACAAGCGCCACTGCTCCTCAACATTATCTAGTAATGCCATTGTCGAAGGACTGTAATCTTGACCCTCGAATTCGCTTTCGTTCATTTCCTCCACCGCCCTCCGCCAGTAGTCGGGCGGGTGGAGATTCCCACCAAACAACATGATCTGGTCTTCGACGTCAAGTTCGGCTTCCTTGTCGAGGTCTTCGATGTCCGTCGCGTCGGTGCTCgggccatcttcatcttcgttTACATCAAAGACGTCCTCGTTGGCATTGGAGGTGCCATCACTGATGTCGTCATCGCTAGGCGATAAGGAATCGTCCGAGTTGGAGGCGTCGACATGACAACGCTGGCGGGGTGGCATGGTGATGGAAGAGGTGCAAGATTtgttggggagggggagacaCAAAGAGCTGACTGCTTCGCGGCGAGCGTTCGTCGGGAAAGGAGGGATGATGAAGGATGCAAACAAGATGCATTGTTGGGAAGCAGCAGTCGTGGATTATGTACCCCCAGTGCGTAAGCCATTTTTGGAGCTGTGATGAGAGCCAAACGAAAATAGCAGCCTCGGGAAACATTGGCATGGAAGAGTCAAACGGTACCTTGGATGATACCCCGCGGTACATGCCCCACCTGGGACTGGGCTTGGATCGCTGGGTGGGTCGGCCCTCCTGGCTAAAAGCGGCGTCAGGTTTTTGGCAGATATCCCGCCGAATGTGAAGGCAGAACCTGCCGAAATAGGCGGCAAAGAAGCCGTTTCATTCTTTAAGAGAGTAATAATTTAGTCTAGTAGTCCTTAATAaatattaatttagtatattGAAAGGGTTTcctatatataataagtagaaaGGTCTTTAAGAAATTATACTGCATTAAAGAATgtagtagtattaataatataaaggATAGAGTAGTTACtcttaatatatataatattaataataactttaaaattaaagtaataattattataaagagtaaatttaaattataagGGGGTAGGAGTATAAAGTTAGTAATATTAGTAGACTTTAGTTAATTCTTTAAGTAATTTTCTCTTAATTAAATAGCTAACTTattatagtactttataaagttaattaatAGAGGgataattaaattaataatagaGGTATTATAATTTACCTTCCATAAAGTTATTATAGGAAAGGAATTACTCCTTTTAATACTTAAGAAGTATTTAAGAGTAGCCCTATTTTTGTACAATAAGTATAATAGTCCTACTCTAATAGAGGACATTATAGaaattattaaattatatactaaattaatttatatcTTTAAGatagaaaaaaaagggggtaTTTAATAAGATAATATAAAAGGGGATCTTACTAATTAGaattagaatagtaataatacttataaatataagggaattactactactaaattaaataattgttacggtcggctttccgtggtagtgtctattagcagaagctgaggcaacgaagctggggaacagtgctgtaagtcgtgctgaaaggatcaggtcttcagaggatacggtgatcagtcgtatactcaacaagAGGCTTGTAACGTtggtcactagtgaagggtgccgagag
Protein-coding regions in this window:
- a CDS encoding C2H2 finger domain-containing protein; the encoded protein is MPPRQRCHVDASNSDDSLSPSDDDISDGTSNANEDVFDVNEDEDGPSTDATDIEDLDKEAELDVEDQIMLFGGNLHPPDYWRRAVEEMNESEFEGQDYSPSTMALLDNVEEQWRLYCEVLNRDPRHCYETLSIKLLYNFFDWYLSQKVGKDGRKRNGIKKKSSLGTYWKIFRLVFERAMGERIASKLGRSMRKVIGRLAEKHGLNDQARANRIMTIDQLKQHIEETLSTTRKMFEVGEVRILAVLFVLLVAPAGARRRAIARLRFRDIRVVLARDPQGGPHKLLIRFTPKFTKEYLGAKAQNTYPIPETMFDPSLLLSPHVFLLGILFRHQAFRAGSLISPDQLKKLDICPDELELPLPLREKLNDTYIFRRAVLGTEGYVLSTNEPISEAMMGAWFKRIGELMGLEYSTILYSLRYNAANGFDQSADVSEALRNLVLGHASSEPFRHHYLGREIGADLWGILRGQRPQQALIKQSGSIGHSISRRRPTDLTQEQSASIATHPTIRRLKAALRRLPPRSKAYRDARREINNEKQRLRRELKQTIIHEWTDNQAVDDIERQLRGDSFTKPAVADTCRPQGPAQKRLLAALTAPLIATLEDQYKRRDNAIDAVSAYCLVQEGCTTHRPRSQSKDSLPKTPSSGSEVSPLSLATLSVYARNKTERPRRCFLCIGQAHCLLPDDPRVDNLIQEFYSSNSLTRHFKRKHLSKMKADDKIECKVCKMPLVHRMHLQRHAFEVHGTVS